The Bdellovibrio bacteriovorus genomic interval AGTATTACAGTTCAGTTGCCTAAATTTGAAGGACCGCTGGGGCTTCTTCTTTATCTTATCCGTAAAGAAGAGATGGACATCATGGATATCAAAATCCATGAGATCACCAAGCAGTATCTTGATTACATCAAATTGATGAAGGAATTGGATCTTGAAGTTGCCGGCGAATTCGTCGCCATGGCTTCCACGTTGATTCAGATCAAATCCCGCATGCTTCTTCCTCAATACGATGAAAACGGTGAGGTTGTAGAGGCCGAAGATCCACGTAAAGAACTGGTTCAAAAACTTTTGGAATATCAAAAGTATCAGGAAGCGGCGAAGCTTCTTTACGAGCGCCCCTTGGTTGGTCGTGATGTGTGGTTGCGCGGAACTCGTGAATCTTTAGATGAAAAAGAAGAAGAGATTATCTTAGAAGAAAACGCCCTGTTTTCTTTGATCTCGACTTACCGAAAAGTTTTGCGTTCCGTTAAAAAGAAAGTCCATCAAGTAGCAGCGAAAGCGCAATCTATCGCCAGTCGCGTATTGGAAATCAAAGACCGTTTGATCGTAGGCCAGCGCCTGACGATGATGGAATTGG includes:
- a CDS encoding segregation and condensation protein A; translation: MSITVQLPKFEGPLGLLLYLIRKEEMDIMDIKIHEITKQYLDYIKLMKELDLEVAGEFVAMASTLIQIKSRMLLPQYDENGEVVEAEDPRKELVQKLLEYQKYQEAAKLLYERPLVGRDVWLRGTRESLDEKEEEIILEENALFSLISTYRKVLRSVKKKVHQVAAKAQSIASRVLEIKDRLIVGQRLTMMELVTATEDRARQALITFLSLLELGKMGFVGLYQTEAYADIWVDAKKPIETDVLARVEEYDSMRADQVAEKMMEESKKIQEDEEFLLTDAEDKLEEANPQMQLGFIEDGSSAEATESGLDIATDDEILAMENELFKDDATEV